A genomic region of Tsukamurella pulmonis contains the following coding sequences:
- a CDS encoding penicillin-binding transpeptidase domain-containing protein, with protein MRSAVAIVALVALVASGACAPAQTAGPGPLAVRFGAALADKDLDGAAALTTSPDAAKKALQEAFDGLQARGVQLKVGQVRTVGATSQVEYEYVWDLPAEQGRSSRSWDYRGSLTGVQENGQWRVRWAPSVLHPRLGANQTMVLRALPAAEAPVNSASGGAVLVPGVINRIRLDASKVAAPTTVLDVAGQLARALQPILPGLDPVQITEQATSLGAPYTVASVNQADLRKLAGDVTSLPGVTLVEQADLVPTDRSFAPALMSSIKKNVAGDLAGKDGWEVIAQADTGARVTTLSSTAPQTAPAASVSISPIAQAAAQAAVNTRRDRQSMMVVIQPSTGNVLAVAQNPEADKLGSLATSGLYPPGSVGKIVTATAAISAGIAGPETIVPCPGTLTIGEREVPNYNRFALGDVSMQRAFARSCNTSFAYLGAKLTPEALPTAAAELGIGPEYSIAGLPVSSGQYPVPKAMVNQVEDSFGQGEVLVSPFAMALAAAAVAHGGAVTPQLVLGKPTTVDGERPPLDPKAVDGVRAMMREVVASGTAELIRGSGDILGKTGEAEVEGGSHAWFVGYRGDLAFASLVVLGGSSDNAVAVTKEFFDRFDAPVAATPG; from the coding sequence TCGCCCTCGTGGCGCTGGTCGCCAGCGGAGCGTGCGCGCCGGCGCAGACCGCCGGCCCGGGGCCGCTCGCGGTGCGCTTCGGTGCGGCGCTCGCCGACAAGGATCTCGACGGTGCCGCCGCCCTCACCACGTCGCCCGACGCCGCGAAGAAGGCGCTGCAGGAGGCGTTCGACGGGCTGCAGGCGCGCGGCGTCCAGCTCAAGGTGGGGCAGGTGCGCACCGTCGGGGCCACCAGCCAGGTCGAGTACGAGTACGTGTGGGACCTGCCCGCCGAACAGGGCCGCTCGAGCCGCTCCTGGGACTACCGCGGTTCGCTGACCGGTGTCCAGGAGAACGGGCAGTGGCGCGTGCGGTGGGCGCCGTCGGTGCTACATCCGCGGCTCGGCGCCAACCAGACGATGGTGCTGCGCGCGCTGCCCGCGGCCGAGGCGCCCGTGAACTCGGCGTCGGGCGGCGCCGTGCTCGTTCCCGGAGTGATCAACCGGATCCGGCTCGACGCGTCGAAGGTGGCCGCCCCCACCACGGTGCTCGACGTCGCGGGGCAGCTGGCCCGCGCGTTGCAGCCGATCCTGCCGGGGCTCGACCCGGTGCAGATCACGGAGCAGGCGACGTCGCTGGGCGCGCCGTACACGGTCGCCTCGGTCAACCAGGCCGACCTGCGCAAGCTCGCGGGCGATGTGACCTCGCTGCCGGGGGTCACCCTCGTCGAGCAGGCGGACCTGGTGCCCACCGACCGCAGCTTCGCCCCGGCGCTCATGTCCTCGATCAAGAAGAACGTCGCCGGCGACCTCGCCGGCAAGGACGGCTGGGAGGTGATCGCCCAGGCCGACACCGGCGCTCGCGTGACCACGCTCTCGTCCACGGCGCCGCAGACTGCCCCGGCCGCGTCCGTGAGCATCTCGCCCATCGCGCAGGCCGCGGCGCAGGCCGCCGTGAACACCCGCCGCGACCGGCAGTCGATGATGGTGGTGATCCAGCCGTCGACCGGCAACGTCCTGGCGGTGGCGCAGAACCCCGAGGCCGACAAACTCGGCTCGCTCGCGACCTCCGGCCTGTACCCGCCGGGCTCCGTCGGCAAGATCGTGACGGCCACCGCGGCGATCTCCGCCGGCATCGCCGGGCCCGAGACGATCGTGCCGTGCCCCGGCACCCTCACCATCGGCGAGCGCGAGGTGCCCAACTACAACCGGTTCGCCCTGGGCGATGTGAGCATGCAGCGCGCGTTCGCCCGGTCGTGCAACACGAGCTTCGCCTACCTCGGTGCCAAGCTCACGCCCGAGGCGCTGCCCACCGCCGCGGCCGAGCTCGGCATCGGGCCGGAGTACTCGATCGCGGGCCTGCCCGTCTCGTCCGGGCAGTACCCGGTGCCCAAGGCGATGGTCAATCAGGTCGAGGACAGCTTCGGGCAGGGCGAGGTGCTGGTGAGCCCGTTCGCCATGGCGCTCGCGGCCGCCGCGGTCGCGCACGGCGGCGCGGTCACCCCGCAGCTGGTGCTCGGCAAGCCCACCACGGTCGACGGGGAGCGGCCCCCGCTCGATCCGAAGGCCGTCGACGGGGTGCGCGCCATGATGCGCGAGGTGGTCGCCTCCGGTACCGCCGAGCTGATCCGCGGCTCGGGCGACATCCTCGGCAAGACCGGCGAGGCGGAGGTCGAGGGCGGCTCGCACGCCTGGTTCGTCGGCTACCGCGGCGACCTGGCCTTCGCGTCCCTCGTCGTGCTGGGCGGCAGCTCCGACAACGCGGTCGCGGTCACCAAGGAGTTCTTCGACCGCTTCGACGCCCCGGTCGCGGCGACCCCCGGCTGA
- a CDS encoding GNAT family N-acetyltransferase: MDIDLIAPDAAWHQEWLRNVAEWGDVTHHPGSGSALARELDLTAPSDFATWVDRLNAATTIDRSGELLPATTWWIVRGERYLGAIQLRHELSPMLAELGGHIGYHVRPSARRRGVASAALCEVVRRAEGIGLTEVLVTCDEGNLASRRTAESAGGVLTRIRPVDDFAVGHGFLEPTCHYWLPTAPDVAHRVT, from the coding sequence GTGGACATCGACCTCATCGCCCCGGACGCTGCGTGGCACCAGGAGTGGCTGCGCAACGTCGCGGAGTGGGGCGACGTGACGCACCACCCGGGCTCCGGCAGCGCGTTGGCGCGCGAGCTGGACCTGACGGCACCGTCGGACTTCGCTACCTGGGTGGATCGACTGAACGCGGCGACCACGATCGACCGGAGTGGCGAACTGCTGCCCGCGACGACCTGGTGGATCGTGCGGGGCGAGCGCTATCTCGGTGCGATCCAGCTCCGGCACGAGCTGTCCCCGATGCTCGCCGAGCTGGGCGGCCACATCGGGTACCACGTGCGTCCCTCGGCGCGCCGCCGCGGCGTCGCATCCGCCGCGCTGTGCGAGGTGGTCCGGCGCGCCGAGGGCATCGGGCTGACCGAGGTGCTCGTCACCTGCGACGAGGGCAACCTCGCCTCGCGGCGCACCGCGGAATCGGCGGGTGGCGTCCTCACCAGGATCCGTCCGGTCGACGACTTCGCCGTCGGCCACGGCTTCCTCGAACCGACCTGCCACTACTGGCTCCCCACGGCCCCCGATGTCGCCCACCGGGTGACGTAA
- the map gene encoding type I methionyl aminopeptidase, whose product MTRAALVPGTVSPRLAVPATIVRPEYVDKASANEGNEPWVQTPETIEKMRLASRIAADALQAAGAEVAPGVSTDHLDRVAHEYMIDHGAYPSTLGYRGFPKSCCTSLNEVICHGIPDSTVIEDGDIVNIDVTAYIDGVHGDTNATFLAGDVSEEHRLLVERTRTATERAIKAVKPGRELNVVGRVIESYANRFGYTVVRDFTGHGIGETFHNGLVVLHYDEPNVETVLEPGMVFTIEPMINLGGLDYEIWSDGWTVATTDKKWTAQFEHTLVVTDDGAEILTLPSDAA is encoded by the coding sequence ATGACCCGCGCTGCACTCGTTCCCGGCACCGTCTCGCCCCGTCTGGCCGTCCCGGCGACGATCGTCCGGCCGGAGTACGTCGACAAGGCCTCGGCGAACGAGGGCAACGAGCCCTGGGTGCAGACCCCGGAGACCATCGAGAAGATGCGCCTCGCCTCCCGGATCGCCGCGGACGCGCTGCAGGCGGCGGGCGCCGAGGTGGCGCCGGGCGTGAGCACCGACCACCTCGACCGGGTGGCGCACGAGTACATGATCGACCACGGCGCCTACCCCTCGACGCTGGGCTACCGCGGCTTCCCGAAGTCGTGCTGCACGAGCCTCAACGAGGTGATCTGCCACGGCATCCCGGACAGCACCGTCATCGAGGACGGCGACATCGTCAACATCGACGTGACCGCCTACATCGACGGGGTGCACGGCGACACCAACGCCACCTTCCTCGCCGGCGACGTCTCCGAGGAGCACCGCCTCCTCGTCGAGCGCACCCGCACCGCCACCGAACGCGCCATCAAGGCCGTCAAGCCCGGGCGCGAGCTCAACGTCGTCGGCCGCGTCATCGAGTCCTACGCGAACCGCTTCGGCTACACCGTGGTCCGCGACTTCACCGGCCACGGCATCGGCGAGACCTTCCACAACGGCCTCGTCGTGCTGCACTACGACGAGCCGAACGTCGAGACCGTCCTCGAGCCCGGCATGGTCTTCACCATCGAGCCGATGATCAACCTCGGCGGCCTCGATTACGAGATCTGGTCCGACGGCTGGACCGTTGCGACCACCGACAAGAAGTGGACCGCGCAGTTCGAGCACACCCTCGTCGTCACCGACGACGGTGCCGAGATCCTCACGCTGCCGAGCGACGCCGCCTAG
- a CDS encoding cobyric acid synthase: protein MHGALLIAGATSDAGKSTVTAGLCRLLARRGVRVAPFKAQNMSNNSVATVEADGTSGEIGRAQATQALACGLAPSTRFNPVLLKPGSDRRSQLVLHGRPVGDVGARDYVTRRQWLLDEVTTTLAGLREEFDVVLCEGAGSPAEINLRATDIANMGLARAAGLPTLIVGDIDRGGVLAHLAGTVAVLPPDDQRLIYGFLINRFRGDVSLLTPGLEQLEAITKRPTLGVLPYLTDLWLDAEDSLAALGADLVGRGSTRPDPIRVAAIALPRVSNTTDVEALACEPGLTVRWTTRPADVAAADLVVLPGTKSTVADLAWLRERGLADALIRRAAADGPIVGVCGGYQMLGRSITDPGGVEAAAGTRVDGLGILDLDVEFGPVKCVRNVTGTGMGAAASGYEIHHGVVVRTEESPVLQGPDGPEGALRGTVLGTHWHGLFGADEFRRAYLGAVLPGRDLGPAVGYDAARRAQLDVLADAIEEHCDVDAILAPLQSLGAFSAILPPIRIVSD, encoded by the coding sequence ATGCACGGGGCGCTGCTGATCGCCGGCGCCACCTCGGACGCCGGTAAGTCCACCGTCACGGCCGGGCTGTGCCGTCTGCTGGCCCGGCGAGGCGTGCGCGTCGCGCCGTTCAAGGCGCAGAACATGTCCAACAACTCCGTCGCCACCGTCGAGGCCGACGGCACGAGCGGGGAGATCGGGCGCGCCCAGGCGACCCAGGCGCTCGCGTGCGGTCTGGCGCCGTCGACCCGGTTCAACCCCGTACTGCTCAAGCCCGGCAGCGACCGGCGCAGCCAGCTCGTCCTGCACGGCCGGCCCGTCGGCGACGTGGGTGCGCGCGACTACGTCACCCGGCGGCAGTGGCTGCTCGACGAGGTCACCACCACACTGGCCGGCCTGCGCGAGGAGTTCGACGTCGTGCTCTGCGAGGGCGCTGGCAGTCCCGCCGAGATCAACCTGCGCGCTACCGACATCGCCAACATGGGCCTCGCGCGCGCCGCCGGCCTGCCGACACTGATCGTCGGCGACATCGACCGCGGGGGAGTGCTCGCCCACCTCGCGGGCACCGTCGCCGTGCTGCCGCCCGACGACCAGCGCCTGATCTACGGCTTCCTGATCAACCGCTTCCGCGGCGACGTCTCGCTCCTCACGCCCGGACTGGAGCAACTCGAGGCGATCACGAAGCGGCCGACGCTCGGCGTGCTGCCGTACCTCACCGACCTGTGGCTGGACGCGGAGGACTCGCTCGCCGCGCTCGGCGCCGATCTCGTGGGCCGCGGCTCCACGCGCCCCGACCCGATCCGCGTCGCCGCGATCGCGCTGCCGCGGGTGTCCAACACCACCGACGTCGAGGCCCTCGCGTGCGAACCCGGGCTGACGGTGCGCTGGACGACCCGGCCCGCCGACGTCGCCGCCGCGGACCTGGTCGTGCTCCCCGGCACGAAGAGCACCGTCGCCGATCTCGCGTGGCTGCGCGAACGCGGACTCGCCGACGCGCTGATCCGGCGCGCCGCGGCGGACGGCCCGATCGTGGGCGTCTGCGGCGGCTACCAGATGCTCGGCCGCTCGATCACCGATCCCGGCGGTGTGGAGGCGGCGGCCGGGACGCGCGTCGACGGCCTCGGCATCCTCGACCTCGACGTCGAGTTCGGCCCCGTCAAATGCGTGCGGAACGTGACCGGCACGGGCATGGGTGCCGCTGCGAGCGGCTACGAGATCCATCACGGCGTCGTGGTCCGGACCGAGGAGAGCCCGGTGCTGCAGGGACCCGACGGGCCGGAGGGGGCGCTGCGGGGCACGGTCCTCGGCACCCACTGGCACGGACTGTTCGGCGCCGACGAGTTCCGGCGCGCCTACCTGGGCGCCGTTCTCCCGGGCCGCGACCTCGGTCCGGCCGTCGGCTACGACGCTGCGCGGCGCGCCCAGCTCGACGTCCTCGCCGACGCGATCGAGGAGCACTGCGACGTGGACGCGATCCTGGCGCCGTTGCAATCGCTCGGCGCGTTTTCCGCGATCCTGCCGCCCATACGGATTGTCAGTGACTAG
- a CDS encoding alpha/beta fold hydrolase has product MGIDTAQTVQVPAGSWTFDVSVGGPEHGVPVLLLHGFPQTEECFDQVRERLHEAGLRTIAPRQRGYSPGARPVGVDQYTMKHLAEDAARILDALEVPYAHVVGHGLGATVAWHFAAAYPLRAMSLTAVSFGHPSAFGEAMASDQDQRQRSRYLELFLRSGEAEKALLANDARTLLATAPGGGIEDLANEPALTAALNWYRANMVPGGEGLDCPVIEVPTTLVWGDRDAIAGAAQAKGTAHFLRADYRLSEVPDGDHWLPLRAPAALASEIALRTLRN; this is encoded by the coding sequence ATGGGGATCGATACAGCGCAGACCGTGCAGGTACCCGCGGGCTCGTGGACGTTCGACGTCTCGGTCGGGGGGCCGGAGCACGGCGTGCCGGTGCTGTTGCTGCACGGATTCCCGCAGACCGAGGAGTGTTTCGACCAGGTCCGTGAGCGTCTGCACGAGGCCGGGTTGCGCACCATCGCGCCCCGCCAGCGCGGGTACAGCCCGGGCGCCCGTCCGGTGGGCGTCGACCAGTACACGATGAAGCACCTCGCCGAGGACGCCGCGCGCATCCTGGACGCGCTCGAGGTGCCCTACGCGCACGTCGTCGGTCACGGCCTCGGCGCGACGGTGGCGTGGCACTTCGCCGCCGCCTATCCACTGCGCGCCATGAGCCTGACGGCGGTCTCGTTCGGCCACCCGTCGGCGTTCGGCGAGGCGATGGCGAGCGATCAGGACCAGCGGCAGCGTTCGCGCTACCTGGAGCTGTTCCTGCGCTCCGGCGAGGCCGAGAAGGCGCTGCTCGCGAACGACGCCCGCACGCTGCTCGCCACGGCGCCGGGCGGGGGCATCGAGGACCTCGCGAACGAACCCGCGTTGACGGCGGCGCTGAACTGGTACCGGGCCAACATGGTGCCCGGCGGGGAGGGGCTGGACTGCCCCGTGATCGAGGTGCCCACCACGCTGGTCTGGGGCGATCGCGATGCGATCGCGGGTGCGGCGCAGGCCAAGGGCACCGCGCACTTCCTCCGTGCCGACTACCGGCTCAGCGAGGTGCCCGACGGCGACCACTGGCTCCCGTTGCGCGCGCCGGCGGCGCTGGCCTCGGAGATCGCGCTGCGCACGCTGCGGAACTGA